From the Tribolium castaneum strain GA2 chromosome 2, icTriCast1.1, whole genome shotgun sequence genome, one window contains:
- the LOC135265337 gene encoding uncharacterized protein LOC135265337: MLKLTVRSIKIISHANQISITTSCLFICKSARIVTRMEKMARISDFKEENQVFVPELVIQEASEAINKVVPAKSKQLYEKEYSNFCEWRKRKDAKGVDERIILAYISERSKNPKSSSLWAYYSQLKKMLSVKENIDISKFHQVSAFLKQHSVGHRPKKSKVFSFEEMEKFLDTASDDEYLLQKVVLIVGVFGGCRIGELVAMSVDDVDDRGNVIVVNITDTKTYKPKTFTIINGSNSIPAIDVFRKYRKLRPESILHKRLFINYPKQKCTVQAVGINTISKFPEKIARFLCLPNPEEYTGHSFRRSSATLLADSGADLAVVKRHGGWRSNSVVEGYIEDSLNNKIEISRKIINHSATIIQKESTSNSEASTSASSTSVSNQNINLPINDRYGVHFSSLSNCNIYFK, translated from the exons atgttaaaattaaccgTTCGGTCTATAAAAATCATATCACATGCGAATCAAATTTCCATAACAACgagttgtttatttatttgcaaaagtgCAAGAATTGTAACGCGTATGGAAAAAATGGCTAGAATCAGCGATTTTAAAGAGGAAAACCAGGTTTTCGTACCTGAATTGGTCATTCAAGAAGCTTCAGAAGCTATAAATAAAGTGGTGCCAGCAAAATCTAAACAATTATACGAAAAAgagtattcaaatttttgtgaatggAGGAAACGGAAGGATGCAAAGGGAGTAGACGAGAGAATAATTTTGGCTTATATTTCTGAACGatccaaaaatccaaaatctTCGTCATTGTGGGCGTATTATTCCCAACTGAAGAAAATGTTATCTGTTAAAGAAAATATCGATATAAGCAA ATTTCATCAGGTATCTGCTTTCTTAAAACAACACTCTGTAGGGCACAGACCAAAGAAATCTAAAGTCTTCAGCTTCGaagaaatggaaaaatttttagacactGCTTCTGATGATGAATATTTGCTGCAAAAAGTGGTTCTAATTGTGGGAGTTTTTGGAGGCTGTAGAATTGGAGAATTAGTTGCCATGTCAGTTGATGACGTCGATGATCGAGGCAACGTAATTGTGGTCAATATTACTGACACGAAGACTTATAAgccaaaaacatttactatcaTCAATGGAAGTAACTCTATTCCTGCCATTGACGTTTTTCGCAAGTACAGAAAACTACGACCCGAGAGTATTTTACACAAACGGTTGTTTATCAATTACCCTAAACAGAAATGCACAGTGCAAGCAGTTGGGATAAAtactatttcaaaatttcccGAAAAAATTGCACGATTTCTTTGTCTTCCAAATCCAGAAGAATATACCGGACATAGCTTTAGACGTTCAAGTGCAACTTTACTGGCAGACTCTGGAGCCGATTTAGCAGTGGTAAAGAGACACGGAGGATGGCGTTCAAATAGCGTTGTGGAAGGATATATAGAAGATTcccttaataataaaattgaaatttcaaGGAAAATCATAAACCATTCTGCAACAATCATTCAGAAGGAATCCACCTCAAATTCGGAAGCAAGTACTTCCGCGTCATCAACATCAGTGTCaaatcaaaatataaatttgcctatTAATGATAGATATGGTGTACATTTCAGTAGCCTCAGTAAttgtaacatttattttaaataa